A region of the Sarcophilus harrisii chromosome 3, mSarHar1.11, whole genome shotgun sequence genome:
aaagtaagtgtctgaggccatatttgaattcaggtcctcctgacttcagggctggtactctatcactgtgccacctagctgtccctactTTCAACACAATTTACCAATCagtaacaaaacaaacagaaaccatatgattatctcaatagatgctgaaaaagctcTTGGCAAAATataacatccattcttattaaaaacactagaaagcaaaggaataaaGGGAATCTTCCTTAGTATGATGAGCAGTATCTGTCCACAACCATCAGCAAGctttatatgtaatggagataagctagaagGCTTCTCAATAAGGCCAAGAGTGAAGCAAGGatatccattatcaccactatcatTCAACagtatactagaaatgttagttttagcactaacatatgaaaaagaaatcaaaggaattagagtaagcaatgaagaaacaaaattatcaccctctgcaggtgatatgatggtatatacttaatgaatcctagagaatcaaacTAAATAAACTACTGccaagcagcaagagatagaaagagagaaattccatttaaaataattataaatcatataagatccttgagattCTACCTCTAAGATAAACCCAGGAactctatgaacacaattataaaacattttccacataaagtcagacctaaataATTTGAAGAATAGCAGTTGCCCAGCCAACATAATAAAAGTGGCCATTCTgcttaaactaatttatttttgcagtgccataccaattataccaaaaactattttacagagctttaaaaaaaaccccaacaaaattcatctagaagaacaaaaaataaagaatatcaaaggacttaatttttaaaaaaatacaaagtaaagtggTCTACTCATATCAGATctcaaaccatattataaagcagatcATCaaaattggctaagaaatagaatggtgaatcAGTGGGAAAGATTAGGTAAAGAAGACAAAGAGTAAATGACTATAGCAGACTCTAGTCTTTGGGATAAGAGTTCAcgatttgacaaaaactgctgggaaaactggaaaacaataagaCACAaaatatagaccaacatctcatatgatataccaagacaaggtcaaaataggtacctGATTTAGATATAAATGATGATAGAAAGCAGATGAGAAGAGCAAGGAACAATCTATGGGAGATAgtaagaattcatgaccaaataaaagacagttaacattaaaaaatgtaaaataaaaaattttggttACTTTAacgaaaaaaaggttttgcacaaacaaaatcaatgtaatcAGCATTAGAAGGATATTAGAAATCTGGGAAATAATCTTTACAGTAATAGTAATTTTCATAGTAATAGTAATCTTTACAGTAATCTCTAATGAAGGggtcatttcttaaatatatagagaaacaagtcatatttataaaaacacaagccattcctcaattgataaatgtccaAAGGAGGcaattttcaggtaaagaaatcaaagctatctataagcACATGAAGAAATGCTcaaaatcaaagcttcttaaactgtggttcttaACTCAATATGAGGTTGCATAATTGAATGTGATGGTCAccaaaatttggcaacagtaaaaagtatCAAGTATTCTGCaagattaattcttttttttaaatggatttaacatatttatttatttgtttttgctaaggcagttggggttaagtgacttgcctagggtcacatagctaagaagatttaattctttatgtaaaaataaacaagcacactCTCTCATTACTTCAAAAATTTGacttcatctttaataaatggtagaattatatgaacaccatagaattgttttaaaataattttttttatgattatcagtaaagtttgatttgtattactattgtacatatttatatacccaAGGTCATGTAATAATTTCTTGGGGGAAAAGAGattttaagtggaaaaagtttaagacgTCTTGCTCTAAATCACTTCTGTGTACAGAAACAGTAAAGTCAAACAACtatgaagtaccacttcacacctatcatactgactaataaaacaaaaaaggaaaataacaaatattggagaTGATGTGGGAAAACCTTAATCTACTGTTGGATTTGTGGATTGATCCAACTGAACCAACTTTaatagagagcaatttgaactgtGTCCAAAAGACAACTAAACTTTGCATATCCTTAGAAGCAAGGGCTATATCTCATAGAAAtgataagaaagggaagaaaaaagaatctacatgtgcaaaatatatttgtagcagccattttcatgatggcaaaaactggaaactgagggaatgtccatcaattggagaatggctgaataagttgtggtatatgaatgtaatggaatacaactgtgcaataaaaaattatgagcaggaagatttcagaaaaatctggaaagacctgTATGAACTAAtggaaagtgaagtgagaagagccaagaaaacactgtacaaaGCATCAGCAATATTGTCTAATGATcatctatgaatgacttagctcttctcagcaatacaatgatccaagacaactctatAAAGGATTCATGGCActgtccacatccagataaagaactagtACACGCAATACAaatcaaagtattttcttcacttcatttttgtgtggttttttttcctacttttgatctgtttcttctttcacagctgGGACTAGTGTGGAAATAGGTTTTACATAAtcacacacatataatctatatcaaattgcctaccattttacaaagaagggagggaaagtagagggaaaaaatccaaaacatGAATGCTAAAAATAGTCAACATAaacttgggggtgggggggaggagaaatgaaatactatttttaaaaaattcttaatgctttaagatatacaaaaaaagaaagaaggcctAACTAACTCAGTGTAACTCTCAcgaatcaaaaaacaaaaagattcaataattagaaagaaaagagaaatggagaaaatttcaaggaaaagacaagaaaaatgaagttaaaaaaacaaaataattggaagtagacaacaggaaaaaaaggattctACTTAACAATTAActtaggagaagaaaaagaagatgaattaaATGATTAGGTAAGAGGAAATAAGGTAAAAGGGATAAATAAGCAAACTTCTATATCTAGAGAAAAGTTTAATATGTGGGGATGGGATAGAGATATGAACCTAACacttaattttaaggaaaagtaaaataaaaaagaaaaagtgtgatcatttagaaaacaaaacCATTGTCTGTTGTATaagtgaaatatttaaaatatttttaaaacacagaataaagataaatggTCTGATAAAATATGTTCTattaattagataaatctaaaaaaaatcagaatttgcaattaagcaaaaacaatcattaaaacataaaaagaagcaaGCAAGGAAATTATATCACACTGAAAGGAACCACAGATATGAATGAATATGAATACTAAAAGTCTAGACTCCAAATGTCTTAACATTTTTATGTATAAAGAAAACAGTAAAAGAAGTATAAGAAGACCTAGTACGAAAAAAGTAACAACATTTCAGTATCACTATAAATTCTggtaaattttcaaatgaatttctaGTTacaaatgagacatcatacaaaaccTTAGTTTTTTTTCAAGAATCATCCTGCCAAGATCTCAAAACTAGGGTCCAGTCCTTTGGGTTGGTCTCCTGTTTCATTGTGACAGTCTTCCTACTCAGAAGGAGAAGAGTCTGAGGCCCCTCAGAAGGGGAGAGACAGCGGAGGGACAACTGAGGGAGGAGAAACTCTTTGGGGAACCAATCTTTTGCATTTAGACCCAGATAGAATTTAAGCCCTAGATTGGAAGGTGATAGACTAGGAGAAGGCCAAGGCAGAATAAAAATCATTCCCATGGCCATGACATTGCAGGTGATGAGATCATAAATGGGAGCAGAGAGGAAGGCAGGTGCACTCTCGCCAGTGTATATTCCCTGATGTTTAGCAAGATTGGATCTCTGATCAAAAACCTTCCAACATTGATTATGTTCAAAAGCTTTTCCTCCAAATTTCTAATGTCTATTAAGAGGAGAACTGTTAATGAAAGTCTTTCTACATTGAtaacattcaaaacatttccttCCAATGTGGACTCTGCTATCTGACATGACTGGAGCTCTGTGTGAAAGGCTTTCCacattgattaaattaaaaaggcttctTCCCAGTATGGCTTCTCTGACGTTTACCAAGACTGCACCTCCATgagaaagcctttccacattgactGAAATCAAAAGGTTTCTCTTCAGTGTGCATCGTCTGATGTTTAGCAAGATTGGACCTGTAtctgaaagcttttccacattgaatacattcaaaaggtttctctccagtgtgaactCTCTGGTGTTGAGCAAGATTGGACCTCTCTGCAAAAACCTTTCCACAGTGATTACAATcaaaaggcttctctccagtgtggactCTCTGATGTTTAGCAAGATTGGACTTCTCTGCAAAAACCTTTCCACATTGGTCACAagtaaaaggtttctctccagtgtggattctctgatgtctatCAAGATGAGAACTGTctatgaaagtctttccacatagATTACAATCAAAAGGTTTCTCCCCACTGTGGATTTTCTGGTGTTTAGCAAGGCTGGAACTGTATCTGAAaacctttccacactgattacaatcaaaaggtttctctccagtgtggattctttgatgCTGAGCAAGAGTGCACCTCCacctgaaagcctttccacattgattacaatcaaaaggtttttctccactgtggattctctgatgtttagtaAGATTGAACCTTagtgtgaaagcctttccacattgaatACATTCAAAAGGCTTTTCTCCAGAGTGTGTTCTCTGATGTTTAGCAAGCCTGGACCTCcatctgaaagcctttccacattgaatACATTCAAAAGGCTTCTCTCCAATGTATATTCTCTGATGTTTAGCGAGATTGGACCTCTGTGAAAAAACTTTTCGATGTTGATTAAAATCAAAAGgattctctccagtgtggattctctgatgcttAGTAAGACTAGATCTCtgtgtgaaagtctttccacattgattacaatGAAAAGGcctctctccagtgtggattctctgatgttgagcAAGAATGCACCTCcatctgaaagcctttccacattgaatACATTCAAAAGGCTTCTCTCCAATGTAtattctctgatgtttagcaaGATTGGACCTCCATGCAAAAATCTTTCTATGCTGATTAAAATCAAAAGAGTTTTCCctagtatggattctctgatgtttagcaaGATTGGATCTGTGTGTGAAattctttccacattgattacaatgaaaaggcttctctccagtgtggattctctgatgttgagtAAGAATGCACCTCcatctgaaagcctttccacattggttacatttaaAAGGCTTTTCTCCAATGTAtattctctgatgtttagcaaAATTGGATCTCTGTGCAACAACCTTTCTACGTTGATTAAAATCAAAAGGCTTCTGtcctgtgtggattctctgatgtttaataAGAGTGGATTTCTgagtgaaagtctttccacattgattacaatcaaaaggcttctctccagtgtggattctctgatgtgtagTAAAATTCGACCTCTGTCTAAAAGTCTTCCCGCATTGGTTACATTtaaaaggcttctctccagtgtggattctctgatgttcaacAAAAGTGGACCTAtatctgaaagcctttccacagtgaATACATTcaaaaggcttctctccagtgtggattctttgatgtaAAGCAAGTAGGTGTTTTGTTGTgaaagtttttccacattcatcacattcataaggtttctcttcagtgtggattctctgaagGTCAGTAAGGAGAGATCTATAGCAgaaagccttcccacattcaGTACATTTATAAAACTCCTCCCCAGGAGGAATCTTCTGAGGTCCACCAAGACTTGATTTCCAAGCAAATGCCTTTCCACACTGATCACATGCGTATCTTTTCCTTCCAGGGTGAACTCTAGTATGGTATGGAAGAGATGAGTGATGGGATGAAGTCGCTTCACCTTCATTATATTCCTCAGATTCCTTTGTACTGTGAATTGGCTGATGACTAATGAGCTTAGATTTCTGACTCAATGTCTTCCCACCTTGATGACTTACAAAAAACCTTCCTCCAGTATCACTTTCCTGACACCTACTAAGGTCTGAACTCCTGCTAAAGGTCATATCCCATTGATTATCTGGACACCTCTGCATTTCAGGAGGCTGCTCATGGGACCGAAAAAGCTCTACCTGTTCAGTAAAGCCTTTGCTGTATTTCTGATCTTGAAAACAATCATTCCCTGAGGTCATTTTCTTACATTGATTTAGGATTAAAGACTGAATGAATTTCTTTCCAGTTTCATCAAATTCACAGGCACTCTTTGGAGTCTTATCTACCTTGATATTAGAACCATGGATTTCTCTCAACTTGAAGTCAGAGGGATCATCATTCATGACTCTCTGCAGGTCACATTCTTCCACAAAAGTCCCCAGCTTTCCAGTCAACTCATTTACTTGGACTCTggtctcttcatctgaaaaaaacaaacaaacatttatacacacatgtacagaCACATGAAATGATATAGTGAAATATATGTATAAGCACATATATTTATGGATACAACAGTATATACATTCATAATAAAAGCAATAGTAATGGTTACTGGAGACTTAGGAAGCTCATGGCCAATGTAAAAGCAAGAAAACTTCATACCTGGACTGTAAGAATAAACATTGGCATTAAAGAGAATGTCATTGTTAAGGAGAAGAGATGAACAGGATGTGAGAGTGACCAAGGAGATGTGCACGGCAGAGGGCTGGACCCATCATGGATGCACTCACTCAGAACTAAACATTCACATTCCACAAAAGCACCATTCACAAGGCAGAGTGCCCACCAGACTTAGTGTGACCAGATTAGAATGACTCCATGGGAGAAGAGTTTTGCTAATTTGGAGGGAAGGCTACAACATACAGCTTTCAACATTGAAGTAGAAAAGGAGTAGACAGCTATCATAAATTTGTCGTATAGTATTgcatgatgaaaatgatggggaaattcagaaagtACCCAACAAAAAATGAGAACTCTCCAGACCCTATCAATAGGTTACTTCATCCAGCTCCAAGAAAGCTGCATATAATTCCACCAAAAGGTAAGTGCCAGCAAAATTTAAAGAGAGCCTGCCTTCAGGATTCTGGGCTTAAGTAAGAGGGCAAAGAAATTCAGTTTGGTGCTGATGGTAACAAcccaaagcacttttatgataTCCTAAAACTTATTTATGTGTCAAAGACCTATGGGaatctcaactactcagtgctgataGTACCACATTCATTAGCGATCAGGACAAGATGGAGAGGACTAaacacttccatagtgttctcaaaaGACCATCATCAACCACTACAGAAGCCACTAGCCATTTACCATTGGTTGTTCTCAGTCCCTCTCTAGCCATTCCCCTATTGAAGGGCATCCCTgcaatttatattcctttggtaCCAAAAAGAGAGCTGCCATgaatattttacaatataaattctttttctttttcgtTCATTTTCTTGGGAAACACACCTTAGAGAGGTAGTGATGGACCAAAGGAGATACAGAGTTCTACAACTTGATATAAATCCAGATAGTTCTTCAAaatagttgaatcaattcacagttTTAATGGTGAGTTAGTGTCCCAAAAGTGGTTATCTTATGATTGCTTCAATTTAAACTTCTCAAACCAAATATACTAagaatttagaacattttttagaTGATtataaatttttagaatttcattggAAAACTATCTGTTCTACTCCTTTGATCATTTGCCAGctgaggaatgatttgtattcttataaatttgacaaagttcttccTATATCTGTGATTCAATCTTTATTTGAGAAACTGAATATAAAatgtcttcccaatttttttgctttctttctgttcttgttttggttttgttaagGTTTTGTTGGtatagatcattttttttttttttttttgctgaggcaagtgaggttaagtgacttgcccagggtcacacagtgaggaagtgttaagtatctgaggccggtTTGAACTTGGCTTCTCCTGACTTGAGggttggtgctctgtccactgcaccacctaactgccccatgtacagaactttttaaacttaatgcATTTGAAATTATCCCTTCATACTTCACCATGCTCTTTATcacttgtttattcataaattctttacCTGATTAAAAGTGCAATAGGTATGATCTTTAATTTCTTATGATGTGTAATTTTACATGTTGGTCATGTATTCTTTTTCACCTTATCTTATTCAAAgatgtaagatattggtctatgcctagGTTCTGCCACATGGGTTTCCAGCTtcttccactatttttttttaacaaacaataaattcttagccaaaaaaatttgtctttacatttttcaaagccaatattatactatatttattatactatattatattaatgaTTATACTATAATCATTTGCTACAATGTGCCGTATCCATTCTACTGATCTACCTTTATATCTGTTAACCAATATAAGATGATTTTTTATcagcatataatttttaaatatttatttcatttttaattcatggaataaaaaagtatataaataatattgtataataaaaatagatgattACATATGAAAAGACAAATCAATTATATATAACtggatatttcttttaaatatataattaagtgATCATGcaatctttttttccacttttttcttcccCATACCTCTAAGAGATTGCTTCTATTAGACATGCAtatgttatttttcaaatactattCTTACTGTATACAgctttttcttgattctgctcatttcactcttcttgATTTAGtgcaagtcttttcatatttcatatttttctaaaatcactgagttcatcatttcttatagcacattagtGTACCATcaaatcatatactacaacttgttcagtcattctccagatAAATATCCACGCAATTTCCAGTTCGTTGCTACCAAAAAAGaagaatgctataaatatttaataacacagaggatcttttccttttttcctaaccaatttgggatacagacctactactactactactactcatAGTTCAAGCATATTATAGGCAGTTTCATAACtgtttgctctccaaaatgattggagcagttcacaattccaccagtaaTGAATTAGGGTCCCAAgtttcctacatctcctccaacatctaTTGCATCCCCATTCAAATATTTTAGCCAGTCTAAAAGACATAAAATGACATCTCAAGGTGGttatcatttgcatttctctaatcaataataatttagagtatttttcacaTGACTGTAAATTACTtggatttcttcattggaaaactgttcatatcctttgatcatttatcaattggggaatgactggtgTTCTAGGTTTTACAAAGATCTTTTGAAATTTGAGATATAAGACCTCTATCTGAGAAAGTCTATAAGTAATGCTACGTGCTCTTTCCTTTTGGATCTTGGCTATATATTCTTTATTggttaaaaacttttttcatttaatgtaattcaaaattatccattttgtaccTCACCATGTTGCTCTATTTCATTCATAAATTGTTTGCCTATCCATAAGTCTGTTAAGTAATATATTCCATGAAAGTTTCTTGTAAAATCTCTTTATAAATCtagatcatgtatccattttgatctatTCAGAGATGATATAAGATATTGGTTAACTTCTGCCATAACtccattgatccacacttaacaccgtacaccaagataaggtcaaaatgggttcatgaccctaggcataaagaatgaaattattaataaattagaggaacacaggatagtttacctctcagacctgtggaaggggaaggactgtatgaccaaagaagaactagagatcattactgatcacaaaatagaaaatttcgattataccaaactgaaaaggttttgtacaaacaaaattaatgcagacaagattagaagggaagcaataaactgggaaaatatttttacagtcaaaggttctgataaaggcctcatttccaaaatatatagagaattaactctaatttataaaaaatcaagccattctccaattgaaaaatggtcaaaggatatgaacagataattctcagatgaagaaattgaaactatttctagtcatatgaaaagatgctccaagtcattattaatcagagaaatgcaaattaagacaactctaagataccactatacacctgtcagattggctaagatgacaggaaaaaataatgatgattgttggaggggatgggggaaaactgggacattgatgca
Encoded here:
- the LOC100915245 gene encoding zinc finger protein 665-like, producing the protein MAPDGQRPSSQELVTFRDIMVDFTEEEWGLLDPSQKELYKKVTMENVQNLLSLDEETRVQVNELTGKLGTFVEECDLQRVMNDDPSDFKLREIHGSNIKVDKTPKSACEFDETGKKFIQSLILNQCKKMTSGNDCFQDQKYSKGFTEQVELFRSHEQPPEMQRCPDNQWDMTFSRSSDLSRCQESDTGGRFFVSHQGGKTLSQKSKLISHQPIHSTKESEEYNEGEATSSHHSSLPYHTRVHPGRKRYACDQCGKAFAWKSSLGGPQKIPPGEEFYKCTECGKAFCYRSLLTDLQRIHTEEKPYECDECGKTFTTKHLLALHQRIHTGEKPFECIHCGKAFRYRSTFVEHQRIHTGEKPFKCNQCGKTFRQRSNFTTHQRIHTGEKPFDCNQCGKTFTQKSTLIKHQRIHTGQKPFDFNQRRKVVAQRSNFAKHQRIYIGEKPFKCNQCGKAFRWRCILTQHQRIHTGEKPFHCNQCGKNFTHRSNLAKHQRIHTRENSFDFNQHRKIFAWRSNLAKHQRIYIGEKPFECIQCGKAFRWRCILAQHQRIHTGERPFHCNQCGKTFTQRSSLTKHQRIHTGENPFDFNQHRKVFSQRSNLAKHQRIYIGEKPFECIQCGKAFRWRSRLAKHQRTHSGEKPFECIQCGKAFTLRFNLTKHQRIHSGEKPFDCNQCGKAFRWRCTLAQHQRIHTGEKPFDCNQCGKVFRYSSSLAKHQKIHSGEKPFDCNLCGKTFIDSSHLDRHQRIHTGEKPFTCDQCGKVFAEKSNLAKHQRVHTGEKPFDCNHCGKVFAERSNLAQHQRVHTGEKPFECIQCGKAFRYRSNLAKHQTMHTEEKPFDFSQCGKAFSWRCSLGKRQRSHTGKKPF